A segment of the Meles meles chromosome 4, mMelMel3.1 paternal haplotype, whole genome shotgun sequence genome:
TACCCTAGCTCCCAGCAATTCGCCGCTTCAGCACCCAGAAGGAGGAATCCTGGAACCGAGGGGGAGCGAACTTGTGCCGGGGCGCGGTGGGGAGCGGAGGAAGGCCCCGCCCGGAGTTCTTCCCAAAACAGAGAAGACTTCCAGCGGCTACGCGGggactgttttgttgttgttgttgtttttcgtttgccttaaaaaaagaaaaaagaaaatccgaACAACCAAAAAAATGGTTATGTAAAGGACAGTGTAGAAAATGGCAAACAACAGCATTTCCAGCTCAGAGTCGGGTCCTTTTTGCACTTAGTTTTCCTCGGGGCTTTTGTTGCGGTTTACTCGCTTTACTGGGTGCTTTTGTTTGGAGCAGGAATGAAGGTGAAGCGAACCCCGGCGGAGCAGCAGACCCCCAAGCCGGGGTCTCCACCCTGCGCCGAAAACGGGTGCAAACGCGGGACCCTGGCAGAGAATGTAAACAAACGGGGCGCCGAGCCCTTGATCTTTATTTAAATAGAGGCTTGTTTATCGGTGTCATCCTAGGAGGATTAATTAGACACATCTCTTCACAATTTGGTGTCTGACACTCCATCTTAGGAATGCCTTATCACAAGGTGTTAATTGGGGCCACTCAGCCACTTACGTTTCTATTAAACACTGTGAGGGACTTTTCACAAGTACCGGTTCTTTTTACTGTACGGTGCAAAAATATACAGGACTCGAAATAGACTGGGGCCAGAGTCTGCTTCATCCCGGCGGTGATCAGCATTTTGGGgctttctggagggcagagcaCTGTTTCGGAATTCCTTCGCAGCTCCCAGTACGTTATGGTCCCTGGGACGGTTCGGGGGTGCTGACCAGATTAGGGGGGCTGATAGTCCTCCCTCCAGAGTCTGAATCTGTCATCcataataaatatacataaaccAGATTTCAAGCTTTCGCTTCTAGGGTCGTAAAATTCCGGGCTACTTTGGCAAAGCGTTTTGAACAGGCACCGTCATAGACGTAGGGCTAGAGTCCGGGCCCCCAAGGTCACGGACGACGCGGGAAGAACTCGGGCCCAGGAGGGGTACAGGGATTGGGAAACCGGGGAGAGGCTCCTGGCGGCCTTAATTGGGCGCGGAAGAGGAGGAGGTCCCGGCTGATTGCTCGCCTCCCAGCAGCTAATCCTCTTAGCAGCTGCATTTCCGCGCCACGCAGTTTAGCAAAATGACCCTGCCGGCCAGACCTTTACCCCGGGAGGGTCAGGAAGGGGCTGGAAAGGTTTGCAAGCTGGGCCAGAAGCCGTCTGCTGATAAGCCTGGCGGGACGTCTGGCAGGGGGACAAAGGGCCCTCCGCCCCACTCCTGGTTTTAACTTTTCGGCGGGCCCAGGGCTCAGCCAGGGGATTGGGGTGGCCTTCGCCCTCCTGGGGAATGAGAGTCAAATAAACGGAGCTAGACTCAGGGCAAACCGCTCCCCGGCCGCTGTTTGCAGAGAGGAGCTGCGCGGGACGAGTTGGAATCCTCATTTGTAAGTGTCGCGCCCGCCCCTAGCCCGCGCCGCCGCAACGTCCCCAGCGTTCCTGGCCGACTTTGGCTGCCAGCAACGCGCCCCGGCCAGCAGCTACCGAGGCGAGCAGCCCGCCGGCGGCCGGTGCGCTTGGGAGCTCCGTGTAGAAAAAAGCCGCAGGTTGGAGCTGAGGCTGAGTTGTGGGCGGCCCGCTTCCCGCCGCACTGCAGGGACCAGTAACCCGTGGGCGCTCAAAGGGCCGCGGGGGTTCCCGGGGAGCCCACGTGGGTTCAAGGATGGGTGGCCCCCAGATAGCCTAGGAAAAAGCCCAGAGAACGAAGTGGTCACGGGCCGAGGCAGGGCCCGGAATCCAAGGGCTGGGGGCTGAGGTTTCCCAGGCCGCCTTAAGCCTAGCATAGGCAATTCTGCATCTCTGCaatctcccctctcccccacccccaccggccCAATACCCATTGTCCAGACTTCCCAGTGGGGTGAGGAAATAAACCCATTcatcttcaagaaaaaaagaagataaacaaaagcaaCCCCACCCCCTCAAGACTACAGCGTCCACTCACAGATTCTCGAGCCTGAGGGTGGGGacgggaagggggtgggggtaggtAGGGGGCCGCAGTGTTCATGCTGGAGAAGggtggagagggaagcagaataAGATCTTTTACACAAAGATTACAACTCCAAGTACAGAAGACAGAGCTATACCTGTTCCCTTAATGAAccacatttattaaaaatgactAAGACTGTACATAAAAACCCAAGATCTCTAAAAAGCCTATAGGAGCTGTGGCATCAGGTTTTCGTTTCTTCACATTACCCAGCTGGGTAGTGGGGATGGCAAAGAAAGAGGGTGAAATAGAGGAGTTTTCCTTACACACGTTTCAAGTTAGTACAGAGTAGCTGAATACATTCTTAACTATCTAAGAAGTAAACAGAATATTCCCCAATATCCGGGATGATGAGAGAACCTATTCCCTAGCCCCCTGGCCCTGCTGTCAGGTGATCTGCGAATTCTTGACAAAGCCAAAGCACCAATTTTCATCATCTCAGACACAGAAGTAGACTATTTGTACAATATATCCCCACAGTATTCTAAGTGTATCTAAGCACACAcaaaactgtacactttaaaattctcttttcttcttttttggcgACTCCCTCGCCCGCCCTCTCCTGAGTCCTACCAGCCACCCCAGCCCACAGCAGAGGCCTAGCCAGTGAAACAGTCCCGAACTAGGGCCAAACATGGCTTGCTTGGAAAGCCTAGGAGCAATCAAAGTCAGGTAAAGCCAGCACCATCACATACGGTTTTTCTCACCTCCCAGGCCTAGCTATCTTTTGTCCCTAGCAGAAAGCAACAGCAAAAAGTCCCCTGTTGAAGCTTAAGGCCCAGCCCTTCTCCTCCAGAGGTAAACACCTTGCCACTCTGGGATTCTCTTTGCTTACAGATTTACACATAGGAATGAGAACCAAAGCTTTCAACTCATCGGCTAGCACTCAGCACTGGAATCTTCATAGCCCGATTCTCTGAATATTTAGtgcctccaataaataaatccagaACCTTGAATAACCTTcaacttttaaaatgctttaaagtccttcattaattttatttaaaaaagaaaaaaaatgcgaGGCTTGTTTCCGTTACCTGCAGCAATCAAAAAGCTTTGGCACCTTCTTTTAGAGGATTGCACAAAACGGGATGCATCGAGGTGCAATGCAAACGTCTTTTTGGCAAACCTAGGCAAAGAAGACAACAAAAAACACCACCAAGTCCATCTGCAAAAAGTTAGCTCATTCTGACGAAGCTAAAATAACTCCTTAGGGAGTTGTGTAAAAAGCATAATAGCCCCCCATGCCTTTTGAGGTGTCTTTACTGTACTCTTCAGCATTAATGTCCTCACACTTTATGGAGGGAGAATTTTCATTACTAGAGGTGCTAGGAGACAGCCGCCGTCGCTTACAAGCACTGGTGTATACCCCCGAATCATTGGAATCCAGAGACTTGATGGAAGGGGGGGTCTCTATCCAAGAAGagctaatttcttctttgactttctCCTTGGAGAGTTGATCTTCAGAGAACACAGGGGGGCTTGTTCTGGAGGTCCATGGGAGTCCAGCTGCCATCTTCCTCTGGTAAGAGCCTCGACCTCCCCACCCTGCCATGGCAGGGAAGGTTGGGTCAGGGTAATAGCCCAGGGCATGGGACGTCTGGAGGGGCAAGGATTTAATACCATACGGGAGCAAGGTGCTAGAAGTGTATTCAGACTCATAGGAACCGATGTCTAGTTTGTTGGTCCCAGGTTGCTGGACAGGCGTGACAAGCCACCGCTGGGGAGGGTTGGCCACCTCTTCGCTCTGTTGGGGTGAAAGGAGGCCGTTGGTCTGTGGCACGGTTCTCTCGCCATTATAATATCGGGCTTGAGGTAAAGTGTTGACAAAGGGCTCCGGGAAGAAGGACTGAACGCCGTACCGACCTCCAGGGACAATCTGATGGGATCTAGGAGAATCCGTGGGAGATGGAGTTAACCTGTCATTTTCTGAAGCGGTGTACATGCTACAATATAAagagaaacacttaaaaaaaaaacaaaaaaacctaatgtTGTCCCCAAATAACCACCTCCCAGAAATCAGAAAGGCTCACAGAGTGGGCTGTACTGGGCACGCTGATatgctggagtggagggagagaggtaggAGATGTCCTGGCCCATTTCAGCTGACACTTGGCTCATACGGAAAAAGTTTCCTCCCAAGCACTAAGTATTTAAACTATAGAAAAATCCACCTTCGCAAGTCTTAGAACTTGAACAGCGTAACAGCTCTCCTTCTCAGTGTCATGGAAGGAATGCTGGCTGTGCTGGTAGAAATCCCACTTGTAAATGGTCTTGTGGGGCCTTGCTGTTTAAGGTTGTGAAAATTACATCCTCTTAGTCTTAGGTTTttgttatgtaaaaaaaaatttaataataatgaaagaggGGGAGTAATACCTATTCCTCAGAGGATAAAAAATTTGGATCAAATGAAAAGGAACGTACATAAATGCAGATTATGAAAATTTCAAATCTCCcctcaaatgttaaaaaaaaaatagcttttcattttttagcCCTTAACATTGCTTTAGAAAGTAACAAAGCCCTTCTGTGAAGATTTAAAGCAAGATTAGCCAAGGGAAAAAAACGCAACAATAAAAATAGGTGAAAGTCCCCAACAAATGTGAAAGCTCGTTCTAGAATGTTTTCTCGGAAGTGTCTGGTGAGGTATGTCCTGTTCAAAGATGACCATGCAAATCTGAATAAAAGCTGCACTTACGAATCATAGTTGTCTCTGAAGCCTTTTGCAAAGGGGTTATGGTCAATCTTTAGTTGAGTTATctagagaagggagaaaaagagtcaGTCGTTGAGTGCTGTATCATGCTGGACCTATAGCTGTAGAGTCTTGGGACACGTGTGACACTCACATCGGTGTTCTGGTAGGCAGTCACCGCAATGAACTGCGTTTCGGAGAAGGTAAAGGTCTGAGTCTTTGAGGGCTCGTTCAGGTCTTCCACGCCGTCCTCTGTCACCTCAACAATGTGCAGTCGCGGTTGGTACTTGTGTAAAGACTGCAACACTATCATCTGGAAATGGTAGAGAAAAAGAGCTGCCGAATCCAAACAAAGTCTCTTAGAGGTAAATCTTGACAAACTACTTGTTTTGGAATGGGACCCCTGCTTGTTTCCCACTGACAGTTCCCTTTTTCTAGAGCCATTTTTAAGATCTTAGCATTGTTGCTTTTGAGCCTTAAAACCCAGCTGTCTGGGTGTGCCTGTTTGACAAACACTCCTTCCTCTGTGCTCACTAAGTCCCCCAAAGATTTTAGTATTTCTTCTCCTAATAGTCAACTCACTGTTAACCGAAATCTATGACAATGAGAGAggtcaaaagagagaaaaataaaaggttagAACTAGGTGAGCAAACAGGTAACGGCTGCAGATATCACAAATACAGTGAAGAGTATGGAAGCTTGTTAGGAAAAGAGATCTAGGGCCGGAAACCACCCCATCCTCTGTCACTCTACCTGGGTGTTGTTGTTATTTGCGCCTTTGTTATTGGTGAGTTTTAATTTCCCAAAGGAAATCTCCTGTCTCATCCAGTGGGAACCAGTATTAGGAGACTCTGGGTGAACATACATTTTGTTGcctaagagaaaatgaaacaaaacacaaaacccaagCAGATAGGGCTGATTACACAGGGACACAGGGGAGGGATGGATGTCTGTCACTTTGGGGCAAAGATTTCAGAGCTAGTCTTCAGGCACAAGTCTCCCCAGAGTTCGCTCTCCACCTAGACTGCACTGACAGCCCTCCCAGGGCCCCTGTACTTTGGGCACCTTCCTTGGACAAGGCAGTCATCTTAATGCTacctcaaaatacataaaaggaGCCACCGGAAATGTCTCTTGAAGGTCAATTTGGGGGCCTTCTAAAGCCCAAAGGGCAACGACGATGCAAAGTGGTTGGGTTTTCAAGGGTGGACCCAACCTTGGGGAAGGCTTTCTTAAGTGAAGGTTGGAGTGTCAGGAGCCCTTTCCACCCAAGAGCATTTAGTAGGAAAGGTGGGGGATTGTGGGGAGAGGTAGGGTCATGGTTAAAATACCAAAGTTTATATTCCTAGGCAAGGAATCTGACTTGGCAATTCTCCCCCTCTCTGATTCCAACCATCAACATCAAGGAACTCATACTAACACCTCTAGGCCCCAGATGAGGGCCAAGTCCTCGATTTAAATGTGAGTTTTCAGAATCAAGAGTTCaccgccctcccctcccttcctgggCCTCCTCTCTCCTCACCCTGCATGTTATTGTCCGCTTTGCCGCAGGTCACCCACTTGCCCCCCTGGAATCGCCAGTGGTTGGGGTCCGCCAGCACCACCTCTACAAACACATTGTAGTGGGCCGTGGGATTGAGTCCGTTTATGTTGAAGCTCAAGAAAGGAAACATGCGCCTGGGCAGGGGAACAGAAGCAGGATAAGCGATTTAAACCCAGATGAGGGAGAGCAGGCCCGCACCAGACCAGGTTTGCCAGCACCTTGGGGCCGGTAGGTCGGAGTGGGACATTGAAAAGCCTACAGAAAGAACAGAATACCGGTCTAAAAAGGGGCCTTACTCTGCAAAATAGTTGTCAACTCCGGGAACATCTCTTTTCTGAAACAATTTGCTCCAAAGTCAGTATTTCCCAAATTGAAATGCCACTGCACCCTCTTCTCACTCAAGTCCTCAATTTTTCTTCCAGGACGTTAAAAATCATTCGTTTTTCTACGTTTAAGTACCGGAGAACAAACAACGTGCAGTTGTTTGCGTTTAAATTCTTAAATTGTACTGGTCAGGCTAAAAGTTCCCCTGAgcgcccctctcccagctcccacccTTCGCTTTCCCCGTTCGTGCCCGCTG
Coding sequences within it:
- the EOMES gene encoding eomesodermin homolog isoform X2 — translated: MQLGEQLLVSSVNLPGAHFYPLESARGGGSGSAGHLPGAAPSPQRLDLDKAPKKFPGSLSCETGSGEATAASAGAPAAMLSDADAGDAFASAAAVAKPGPPDGRKGSPCGEEELPSAAAAAAAAAAAAAATARYSMDSLSSERYYLQSPGPQGSELAAPCSLFPYQAAAGAPHGSVYPTPNGARYPYGSMLPPGGFPAAVCPPGRAQFGPGAGASSGAGAGGGGGAGGPGAYQYSQGAALYGPYPGAAAAGSCGGLGGLGVPGSGFRAHVYLCNRPLWLKFHRHQTEMIITKQGRRMFPFLSFNINGLNPTAHYNVFVEVVLADPNHWRFQGGKWVTCGKADNNMQGNKMYVHPESPNTGSHWMRQEISFGKLKLTNNKGANNNNTQMIVLQSLHKYQPRLHIVEVTEDGVEDLNEPSKTQTFTFSETQFIAVTAYQNTDITQLKIDHNPFAKGFRDNYDSSHQIVPGGRYGVQSFFPEPFVNTLPQARYYNGERTVPQTNGLLSPQQSEEVANPPQRWLVTPVQQPGTNKLDIGSYESEYTSSTLLPYGIKSLPLQTSHALGYYPDPTFPAMAGWGGRGSYQRKMAAGLPWTSRTSPPVFSEDQLSKEKVKEEISSSWIETPPSIKSLDSNDSGVYTSACKRRRLSPSTSSNENSPSIKCEDINAEEYSKDTSKGMGGYYAFYTTP
- the EOMES gene encoding eomesodermin homolog isoform X1 → MQLGEQLLVSSVNLPGAHFYPLESARGGGSGSAGHLPGAAPSPQRLDLDKAPKKFPGSLSCETGSGEATAASAGAPAAMLSDADAGDAFASAAAVAKPGPPDGRKGSPCGEEELPSAAAAAAAAAAAAAATARYSMDSLSSERYYLQSPGPQGSELAAPCSLFPYQAAAGAPHGSVYPTPNGARYPYGSMLPPGGFPAAVCPPGRAQFGPGAGASSGAGAGGGGGAGGPGAYQYSQGAALYGPYPGAAAAGSCGGLGGLGVPGSGFRAHVYLCNRPLWLKFHRHQTEMIITKQGRRMFPFLSFNINGLNPTAHYNVFVEVVLADPNHWRFQGGKWVTCGKADNNMQGNKMYVHPESPNTGSHWMRQEISFGKLKLTNNKGANNNNTQMIVLQSLHKYQPRLHIVEVTEDGVEDLNEPSKTQTFTFSETQFIAVTAYQNTDITQLKIDHNPFAKGFRDNYDSMYTASENDRLTPSPTDSPRSHQIVPGGRYGVQSFFPEPFVNTLPQARYYNGERTVPQTNGLLSPQQSEEVANPPQRWLVTPVQQPGTNKLDIGSYESEYTSSTLLPYGIKSLPLQTSHALGYYPDPTFPAMAGWGGRGSYQRKMAAGLPWTSRTSPPVFSEDQLSKEKVKEEISSSWIETPPSIKSLDSNDSGVYTSACKRRRLSPSTSSNENSPSIKCEDINAEEYSKDTSKGMGGYYAFYTTP